The DNA sequence ACCGGTGGGTTGTCCATGGTGAACACGGCAACCCCGTCATTGACCGCCACGGCAATGGTTTTAAAATCGGTTTTCATAATCACTCCTTTTTTTGTTGCCCGACAGGTTCGGTCCTGAATTAATCAAAAAAACGCCTTCATCCCGAAGTCGCGAAAACCTGATTCCGCTTTACTTCCCTGCAGACTTTTCCAGCTCTTCCTGTCGCAGCACCTTGCGCAGAATTTTACCGACAGCCGATTTGGGCAGCTCTTCACGGAACTCGACTATTTTGGGCGCCTTGTAGGCGGCCAGCTTTTCCCGGCAAAACGTCATAATCTCCTCTTCGGTGGCGCTTTCGCCGGGTTTAACCACCACGAAGGCCTTGACCGTTTCCCCCCGGTAGTCATCCGGTACCCCCACGGACACGGCATCGGCCACCTTGGGGTGTTCGAAGAGAACCTCGTCGATTTCCCGGGGGTAGATGTTGTAGCCGCCGGCAATGATCATGTCCTTCTTGCGGTCCACGATGGCAAAGTAGTCGTCGTCATCCTGCACCGCTATGTCCCCGGTGTACAGCCAGCCGTCCTTGAGCTGCCCTGCGGTTTCCTCGGGGTTGTTCCAATAGCCTTGCATGACCAGAGGGCTCTTGATGATCAACTCGCCCCGTTCACCCCTGGAAACATCCTCGGTGCCATTTTCGATATCCACAATTCTCACGTCCGTGTCCGGAAAGGGAATGCCGATGCTGCCGGCCTTGCTCATGCCCATCAGTGGATTGGCGATTCCCAGCGACGTGGTTTCGCTCATGCCCCAGCCCTCCCCGTAATTGACGCCCATGTCCTGAGCCTGTTCGATGAGCTCCAGGGGCATGGGGCCGCCGCCCGAATTGAAAAGGCCCAGCCTCTTGGCCAAATTGATCTCGGTCGCCTTGGGGTGGTTGATGATGGCGTTGATCATGGTGGGAACGGCCGGAAAGAAGGTAATCTGGTCGAAGCCTTCCAGGATCCCCATGATCTCGTCCAGCTCGAAGCGGGGGGCGATGATCTGGGTGGCGCAGTTGAACATGGCCCAGCTGAGGACGACGATGGTTCCGTACACGTGAAAGTACGGCAGAACCGCCATGACGCTCCTCTTTTCAGGCGGCGTGAGGCCGGTGGTGGCAGCCCCCCACAGACTGCACTGCATGGCGGCGGCCACCAGGTTGGCGTGGGTCAGTACGGCGCCCTTGGGCAGGCCGGTGGTCCCCCCGGTAAACTGGATCAGGGCCGGGTCGTCAACCGCTATGTCGATTCTGGGCAACGAGGTGCTGGTGGATGCCTCCAGCATCGTCGAAAAATGGTACCAGCCCTCCTCCAGTTCCAGTTCCGCCGGTGTACTCTGGCCAAAGCCGTCGATGTAGTCCGTCACCCGGGTGACGACGACCCGTGCGATATCGACCTCTTGGCACAATGCCCGGACATTGGGCAGGACCATGTCAAAGGTAATCAGCGTCGACACACCGGTGTTGGCGGTGAGGCCTTTGAGTTCCTCCGCCGTGTACATGGGGTTCAGGTTCACCACGACGGCTCCCAGGTACAGGGCCGCATAGTAGGAAATGATGTACTGGGGGCTGTTGGGTAGATGGACGCCGACACGATCGCCTTTCGCGACACCGGCCTCCCCCAGGGCATGGGCCATGCGCAGTATCTGCGAGCGCAGTTCCCAAAAGGTCAACACCGTCCCAAAAAAATTGGTGGCGGCCTTGTCGGGAAAGGAACTGGCCGGAAGTTTGAGCAAGTCATGGGCCAAAATACTCGGGTAGCGGATGGTCTCCGGAACATTCCAGTCATAGTGCCGTTGCCATGGTCTAGATTTCATACGATTTCCTCCTTAGCTCTTCGCTTTCTCGGCTTCTAGCGTGGTTGCCAGAAAAACGTTCCGAATGGCGTGCATGGCCCTCCCTGAAATTTTCAAGGGGCACATCGTTAATATTCCGCATGGCCGTCGCTGTGCTCGGCCGGATTGAAAATATCAGGGACGGCCTCTATTTCGACTTTCAATCGGAACATACTTATGGCAAGGGCTATAACCCGCGGCGATTACAGCCCGCCGAAGGCTGCTTCCGATATCTCCACCGCGGCTCCGGAGCCTTCCAGGACGGCGTCCATCTTGCCGCCGGCTACAGGCAGCACCGTTTGGATGAAAAATTCGGCGGACTTGATCTGGCCTTCATAAAAATTGACGTCCTTTTTCTTGGCGCCCTTGCCCAGCTTGTCGGCTGCGATCGACGCGCGCCACAGCAGCATCCAGGCCATGATCACATCGCCCATGGCCTCCATAAAGGGGAAGGCGTGGGCAAAAGCGGTTTTGAACGCCGGCGATACGCCCATCTTCCCCAGGTGCATGGCGGTTTCACCCAGCCGGTTCAGGGCGTGTTCCACCTTAGCGGCCAGCGCTGCCGTCGCTTCCTGCTCCTTTGCAGCCGCAATGGCCTTTTGAACCTCGCCCATGAAGTTCATGAAGACTTTGCCCTCCTGCATGCCCAGCTTGCGGCCCAGCAGATCCATGGCCTGGATACCGTCCGTGCCCTCGTAAATAGAGGCAATCTTGCAGTCCCGGGCCAGTTGTTCGACAGGGTACTCGCGCGTGTAGCCGTACCCGCCGTAAACCTGCATGGCCTCGATGCAGACGTCGAAGCCGCGCTGGGCACAATAGGCCTTGACCAGGGGCGTCAAGAGATCGGCCAGGCCCTGGTAGAATGCCTTTTCCTCCTCGTTTTCAGTGGTTTCCAAAATGTCAAAGCACCGGCCCACGTAGTAGACGAAGCTGCGCATGCCCTCGACATGGGCCTTCATCCCCAACAGCATGCGCCGGACATCCGGGTGACGGATGATCGGCACCTGGGGGGCTTCCTTGTCGGCAAGGTTGTCCATATCACGCCCCTGAAGCCTTTCCCGCGCATAGTTCACCGCGTAGAGGTAAGCCGTCGTGGCGTGGTTGAAACCCTGGAATCCTACTCCCAGGCGAGCCTCGTTCATCATGTAAAACATGATGTGCATGCCCTTGTTCTCCTCTCCGAGCAGAAAACCCCGGCAGCCGCCCTTGCTGCCCAGGGAGATGCTGCAGGTAGCGGAGGCGTGGATGCCCATCTTTTCCTCGATCCCGGTACAGACCACGTCATTGGGCTCACCCAGGCTGCCGTCCGGGTTCACCCATATTTTGGGAACCAGAAAGATGGAGATGCCCTTGGTGCCGGCCGGCGCCCCTTCGATGCGGGCCAGAACGGGGTGGATGATGTTTTCGGCCAGGTCATGCTCACCGTTGGTGATGAAAATCTTGTCGCCTTTGATGGAATAGGTGCCGTCAGGGTTCTTTTCAGCCGTGGTTGTGAGGGCGCCAACGTCTGATCCCGCGTTCGATTCGGTGAGCAGCATGGTCCCTCCCCAGACACCGGTGTACAGTTTTTTCAGGAACAGATTTTTCTGCTCCGCCGTCCCGAAAAGCTCCACCATTTTACCCGTCCCATGGCCCATGCGGGCGTAGTTGACCAGGGCGTAGTTGCCGCCGGTGATGTATTCGCTGGCGGCAAGACTGATGAGATTGGGCAGCCCCTGCCCCCCCACTTCAGGGTCTTCGGTCAGAGACGTCCATTCATTTTCGATGACCAGTTCATGCGGACGGCGAAAGCACTCGGGCACCTTGACCTGCCCCTTTTCGAAGGTCAGGCCGATTTTGTCGCCTTCCGCATATGTGGGCAGGAGTTCCTTGATCGCAAAGCTGCGGGCTTCTGAAATGATCATGTCGAACACCTTGCGGTTCAAATCCGCAAACTTGTCGTGTTTAAGCAGGGCTTCCGCGTCCAGCTGCTCGTAAAGTGCGAATTCAATATCGCGGCGATCTGCAATTACCTGTGCCATTTTCTATCCTCCCGATTTAAATATTTTTTGCGTTTTTTAGACCCAAGGGCCGATTATAGTTTCGACTTTTCGATAATGCGCATGGCGGCCCGCTCCAGAATACCGGTGACGCCGCCAAGCACCTTGAAACGTTCGTCCTGCGTCTGGCCATGGTAGAAACGATAGTAAATCTGCTGGACGATGCCCGCCAGTTTGAACAGACCGAAGCAGTAGTAAAAATCATAGTGCCGCATGGATCGGCCGGAAAGGCTTTCGTAGCAGGCCACCAGTTCGCGGCGCGTCAGGGCACCCTGCGCATTGGTGGGAACCGTCCGGATAAGTTGCATCTCTTCAGGATCGCCTTCCTCCACCCAGTAGGCCAGGGTACCGCCCAGGTCCATCAGGGGATCGCCCAGGGTGGTCATTTCCCAATCCAGAACGCCGATGATATTCAAAGGATTTTCCGGATCGAGCACCACGTTGTCAAATTTGTAGTCGTTGTGGATAATGCACGGCGAATCGGTATCCGGCGGCATTTTCTCCTGAAGCCAGGACATCACCGTCTCGGCGTCGGGCACGTCGGGCGTGCGGGCGGCCCGGAAGCGCCGGCTCCACCCGGTGACCTGGCGCTCCACATACCCCTCGGGTTTACCGAAATCCCCCAGCCCGATCTTGTCGTAATTCACGTCGTGCAGCGCATAAAGCACCTGCATGAGGTTCCGACAAAGCTGCGTTACACCATAAGGCTCCAGGCCCAGCGAGGACGGGATCTCCTTTCTCAGAACAATTCCCTGAATCCGATCCATGACATAGAAGGGACACCCCATCACAGCAGGATCCTCGGTGTAAACCAAGGGCTGAGGGCAGTATGGATATACCGGTGCAAGGGCTTTTAGCACCGTGTACTCCCGCTTCATGTCATGGCCCGATTTGGGTTTGGTGCCGAACGGGGGGCGGCGCAGCACCATTTCCCGGCCGCCCATGGTGATAAGATAGGTCAGATTCGACGCCCCGCCGGGAAACTGCTGGACGGTCATCTCCCCCGCAAGGCCGGGAACGGCCCCGCGCAGAAAGGCCTCGACCTTTACGGCGTCGAGCGCCTCGCCCTTTCTTACCGCGGCGGCTTGATCGATGTGCTCCATCATGGATAAGCTTTCCTTCAATTTTTAGCCGCTCAACTAAACACTACTTCCCATTCTATACTGCTTCTAGAAGGGACCAGGGGTCCAGGGTTCAAGGATTCGAGTGGAAAAGTAGCCCATAGCTGATGGCTGCCAAAAGCTAACAGCAAAGAGCATTCACCTGAATAACAACATCGCAAGTTTCTGGATAGAACCACCGGTACCTTCCAAGGATCTTCCCTATTTAGCCATGTTGTTTATGCAACCTCGGGGTTCACTTGGCCCCTCGGCCCCTGACCCCTCGAATCCTGCTTACTTGACCACCTTGCCTTCGTATTCCTTCAATATCCTGCGGGCCACCGATACCTTGTGGACCTCATCGGCGCCGTCGTAGATTCGGGATGCGCGTTCGTGGCGGTAAAAGAAGGAGATGATCGTGTCGTCCGTCATGCCCAGCCCGCCGTGCACCTGAAGGGCCCTGTCAATCACCTTCTGCATGGTGTTGGCCACCACGAACTTGATCAGGGAAATATCCTGGCGAGCTTCCTTGACGCCCACGTTTTCAATGGTCCACGCGGTGTGCAGCACCATCAGGCGGGCCGCCCTGATTTCGGCCGCACATTCGGCAATCCATGACTGGATGATCTGCTTGCTCGCCAGGGTTTTCCCGGGGGCGATGATCCGTGTCATCGCCCTGTGGCACATCAAATCGAAGACCCTGTTGCAGATGCCGATCCAACGCATGCAGTGATGAATCCTGCCCGGGCCGAGCCGGTCCTGGGCAATGATGAAGGCCTGCCCTTCGGGGCCTAGCAGGTTTTCCTGCGGCACACGGCACGACTGATAGAGAATTTCGCCATGACTGAAATAGTCATCCCCGGCATGGCCCATCACCGGAATGTTGCGCACCAAATTGAAGCCCGGTGTGTCCGTGGGGACGATGATCATGCTCGTACGCAAATAGGGGGCCTCATCGGGATTGGTCACCGCCATGACGATAGCAAATGCCGCTCCGTCGGCGGAAGATGTGTACCACTTGTGGCCGTTGATGACATAATCGTCCCCGTCTTTGATGGCGGTGGTATCCATCATAACCGGGTTCGAACCGGGAAGGTCCACCTCGGTCATGGAAAAACAGGAACGAATCTGTCCATCCACCAGCGGCTTGAGCCACCGCTTTTTCTGCTCCTCCGAACCGTATTTGTAAAGGATCTCGATATTGCCCGCGTCCGGCGCCTGGCAGCCGAACGCCAGAAATCCCAGGGGAGTCCCGCCCAGAACCTCCGAAACCAGGCCGTGTTCGACAAGGTTGAGCCCCATGCCCCCGTACTCCTTGGGATGGTTGGGTGCCCACAGCTCCATCTTTTTAACCATGGCCTGCTTCTCCCTGATAACCGGTATCATACTGCTGGCGTCTTTGGTAAGAAACTCGGGCTCGAGGGGAATGAGTTCCTTTTCGACAAATTCTTTCATCATCCCTAAAATGGTCTGCATTTTCTCGGAAATAGTGAAATCCATGTTACCTCCTCCTCGTTAGAAACAGTCGCTCGTTTTTCCAGACCGGATCAATCCCCCACCGGTTTGATCCGTGAGCCGATCGGGTACCGGCGACGGTTTCCAATGCAAATAAATGTTCGTGTTCCGGGTTTATCTGAGTTCGCTGACATTCCAGCGGTTGCCTATATGTCTCCATCCGTTGCGTGAGGGTTGTCGTGAAAATCGATGCCGCAGAGTTTTTTGGCCGCCTTTTTCTTGGCCTCCATGTTCACCTTCCTTGAAATCATGATGCGCTGGGCCTGAGGCGAGCCGGCCCCGTGCATCGATTCCGTCAGGTAGCCTACCGCCGCCGTTCCCAGCGTCAGGTTTTCGATCAGCCGCAGGATGCGCGCGCGGTGTTCGGTGGGAACGTCAGGATGGGCCTTGTAGTATTTCTCGAGCCACGGCCCGACTTCCGGCGAATTGAAATCCTTTTCGCTCGGCAGCGTTACCATCAGACCGCCGGCGATATCCTGTGCCAGCCTGGAAATTTCATAGGGAAAACGCGTGACGTTGTGCTTGTGGATGTTGGCCAACAGCGTGTTCACCGAAAAGGTGCCGCTGGGTTCGCGGTGACCTTCGGAGGCACAGGCGATGCAGCCACAGTAGAGCGTTTCGTTCAGGTGGTTCATTTCGACGATTTTGTCCTTGATGTGGGAGGCATGGTCCGCCCGGTTGAACTCCGCGGCGGTCTGGGCGGCCCCGATGAGCACATCCCCCACACCAACCTTGCAGGCATAGCTCTGACGGTGGTAGCCGGCAAACACTTCCACCAGCTGACCGGCAAACGCATATTCCCGGCACATGAACACCCGCTCCCAGGGAACAAACACATTTTCAAATACCACCAATGCCTCGTGCCCGCCAAAAAAGGGGTTGCCCCGATCGATGAGGCCCTCCTCCAGCTTGCGGGTGTCACAGGATTGGCGCCCCATGATGTAAGTGATCCCCTCGGCGTCGCTGGGAAGGGCAAACGAAACAGCGTAGTCCCTGTCCGCCTCTCTCAGCGCAATGGTGGGCATCACGATGACCTCGTGAGAGTTTAGAGCACCTGTCTGGTGCGCCTTGGCGCCTTTGACCACGATACCGTCTGGCCGCTCCTCCACGATATGCAGGTACAGGTCGGGGTCTGCCTGTTTGTGCGGTGGAAGACTCCTGTCTCCTTTGGGGTCCGTCATGGCGCCGTCACAGGTGAAATCATTGTCCTGTACATATTCCAGGTATTTCAAAAACCGTTGATTGTATTCCGTACCGTGTTTCCGGTCGATGTCGAACGTCACGATCGAGAGGGCGTTCAGGGCATCCATGCCGACACATCTCTGAAAACAACAACCCGTCTCCCTTCCCAGAAGGCGGCCCATTTTGCTTTTCTTCACGAGGTCCAGAAGGCTCTGGTGTATGTGGGTGAAGCGGTTGATCCGTTTACCGCTGAGGTGGGAAATCGCGGTCATGAGGTCTTCGTGTTCGGGCCTGTGGGCCAGTGCGTACGTCTTGGCAACCGCCTGCATGGACGGCCGGATGATGGGATGATCCACCACGTTCTCAATGCGTTCGCCGAACATGTAGACCACCAGGTTCAATTTCCGCAGGCTGTCTTCATATTGTTCCGCAGTCATCATGGCCATGGCCTACCCCCTTTTGTTTCTGGTAGTGATAAAGTCGCCGATTAACCTGGATTGGCTGACACCGGCGGAAGATGCTCTTCCAGAAAATCCCGCAGACGATCCTCGTCCGCCATACCCAGCAGGCGTCCAATTTCCCGTCCCCGGTGCAGCAGCAGGAATATGGGCGTCCCCTTTATGGTGTACATCTGCTTGAAACCGTTAATGAAGCCTTCCTCCAACCGGCACACTTCCACGGAATCCGGATATAACCGGGAAATCGCTTTTAGAACCCCGGTCTGTTGTGTGCAGTCCCTCCCTCCGGGCGCACACATCAGCAATACCGGCTTTTCTGTTGAGAGAACCGCCGCTTCGAAATTGCTGTTGCTGATAATGTTTACCGGATAAATGGATGCGATCGTCGTGTTCATGAGATTCCCTGGAAATAATTGCCTTAAATATTTTCAAATACCATGCCAAGGGCCCCATTTTTCGCACAGAGAGCCAACAATCTGATTTTAAAAAATTATTTCTTACCCTCGTGGTTGCAACCTATGGTGATCCGTGCACTCATGTGCCATTTTTGGCTCATGTGCCATACCAATAGTGTGCCATGGCACATAATTGGCATTTTAACAAGGTGATTGATTTCTGCGCACCAAACAGGTAGGGTTTCTGTGAATTCTTTGGAAGGTACCTGTCAAGAGACATAACACAGCAAGTCAACCAGGAGGTAATGATGATCGTTGTCGCTAAATTGAAAGCCAAAAAGGGTTCTGAAAACGAAATGGAAAAAGTGCTTCGTGACGTCGTCCAAAAGGTGGCGGCCGAGGAAGGCACACTGGCCTATACCCTGCATCGCTCCCAGTCGGACCCGTGCACCTTCATGTTCTATGAAAAATACACGGATGCAGGGGCGTTGAAAACCCACAGTGCAACCCCGTATTTCAAAGCCATGTTCGCCGCCCTGAAAGATCTGATTGAAAGCCCGGCCGAAATCGAAATGTACGAAGAGCTGGCCGCCTTGAACCGTTAATCCCTAACAGGTAAAGGGACACCCAAGGCCGCTTATATGTGCATGCCGGGTTTGTCCCAATGTTGCCAACACCTGAGAGCAACCAACTCAAACCTGAGTTGAGCGTTTCAAATTTTAAAAATGCTCAAAATAAACGGATATAACCCATCCCTAAGAGTCGAAACGCTCAACTTAGGAAGTACCATGTTGTCGATACAACCATGGGGTTTGTTCAAGCACGCTGCCGGCTCGATGCAACAGGGGGCGACAGTGTGGGTCTTGCTGCTGGCCCTTTTCTGTTTGCAGGCGAGTCCCGTCTGCGGAGCGGACCAAGAGCCGGCCGCAACCCGCGACGGCTCGGGAGCACCGGCCGAAAACCAAACGAAAAAAACCTACAGCCCCTTCGCCGGCATGGAAAGAAACGGCCTGATTCCCAAAAAGCAATTGCCCGGCGACATCAAGAACCCGGGCCGCTGGCGCTACGTTCCGGAAGGACGGATAAAGCCGGGGAATGTCCTGGAACGGCTTTTGGTCAGCAGCTTCATAGCGCCCATGGTCTTCTACTCTCAGGATGTCGGCCTCGGCGGAGGCGTCGCCCTGACGGATATCGATTTCCGGCAGCAGCGCCGGCGCGAGTTTGCCGGCATCTTCCTGTCCCACACCACCGAAGGTCAGCAGCACTATTCCATGGTGTGGCAGCGCTGGCTCAATCACCGCGAAATCGAGGGCGGTGGGGTTGCCTTCGAAGAAAGAAGCTGGGTCCGGGCAAGGGCCGGATACGCCCAGACCCTCACTGTCAGGTTTTTCGGCCTGGGACCGGACACGTCCGCCGACGACGAGACCAGCTACACAAACGAGGTGACTTACAGCGGCGTCCTGCTGCAGCAGTCATTCCCCGAACCAGGCGACAATCCCGTTTATCGCCTCGGCTTGAATGCCGAACGCCACAACCTTTCCAAGGGCTATGTCGGAGGCGCACCCTCCACGGATGAAGCGTATCCCGGCCTCTTCAGCGATGGCGACCATTACGACATGGTCAGCTTGAACGCCATGTTGCGGTATGATTCCCGGGACAGCCAACATGCACCCTACAGGGGCGGACTCCTCGAGCTCAGCCTGGACGGCATTCCGTTCCAGAGCAATGAAAGCCCCGCCGCCGTCTCTCGGTTGGAGGGCAACTGGGTTTTCAAAACCCCCGGCGTGTTCCATGACAACGGAAACGGCAACGAAGAAAACCCGCCCACCGATGTTATCGCCATCGGAGGATTCGTGAATGCCGTCCATGGAAACCTGCCCTTTTGGGCCCTGCCGAGTTTAGGGGGACGGGACACGCTGAGGGGATACATCCAAAACCGCTTCACGGACAAATCCGCCTGGCATGCCACCGGCGAATACCGCTTCTGGGTGCTGCCGCGCGGATTCAACGTAACCAGGACGATCCGGGTCGAACGGGTGGGCCTTGCATTGTTTTACGACATCGGCACGGTGGGCGGCAGCATAGAAGACGCCTTTGCCAGCACCATCCACGACAGCTACGGTGTCAGTTTCCGACTCTCTTTGGAACGAACGGCTCTCTTCCGCGCCGACCTGGGCTTTTCGGACGAAGGTATGAACTTCACCTTTGCCTACGGCCTGCCATTCTAGTGTTGGGTTTCATTAAAAACAAACCTACGGCAATCCGTATGATAAGCCGTCACTTCCTCATCCGGCGAACGAAGCTTTCACCTTGTCGATAAAAAACTCGGTCTGCTTGGCCGCTCTTTCTTCCAGCGCAACCGGATAATCGTCGCCAAAAGCCCAGAGGATCTCCTCCAGGGCATAATGCGTCTTGATGTTGACCCCCCGTGAAGCACCGCGAAGCTGCATAAAACACCCGGGGCAGTAACAGGTGAGGTCGTTGACGCCTGTATTCAGCACCTGCGCTATTTTTTTCTTGGTCTCCTTGGCCCCCTCACCCAAATCGTAATTGTTTCTAAGGATGGAAACCGTACCACAGGTCAGATTGTCGCCCCGATTGTTCTCGAGTTCTACCACCGTCATGCCAACGGCCCTGTGCAGACCTCTCACCGCATCCATGAACCCTTCTCCCAGCTCGCTTCCGTAGCAAGCGTCGGTCAAGGCCACCCTCCGATCGATGGGACGCGCAACCTCGATGCTGCCGTTCGTATACTTTTCCCAAAGCCACTCCCACACCGATACGATTTCAAAAGGCAGTTTGACACCGTGATAATTCGGCCAGATATTCCCCAGATAATTGGCGCAGGATCCGCAGTAGCACACCAAACGCTCCGTATCGAGGCGTTCGAGCATTGCCCGTGTTCGTTCGACGGTCTCGGCAAAGGCCTGATAGTCGCCGTACCGGTACGCCAGTTCTCCGCAGCACGCATTGCGCGGAGCGTATTTGGGAACGTCCGCAAACACCTTCGAGTGTTCGATACCGTAAGGAATCTCCCGCCCGACGCAACCGATGAACAGCACCTCACGGCTTTTTGAGGGAAGATGTTCCCATGTATCCAAAACGGCCTTCTCCTTTGCTGTCTCGGTAAGATAGACATCCCCGAACAGGGAGGCTTTCCCCTTGCCTGTCAAAAGGTAGTCCACATAGGGAGGGAGGCCCTTTTCCTTCACCTGGTTTTTCTCGGCCGCGCGCTCCATGATGAGGGCGTACGGCTTAAGGCCGTGGGGGCAGTATTGATTGCAGTTGAAGCAAAACGTGCACGCATTCAACACCCGTTCTGTTTCATGGCCCTTCAACAGCCGACCCATTTCCGCCCGGGACGCCTCTTTTTCCATTTTCATAACCGGACATCTCTGTAAACAAAGGCCGCACGTTTCACAGGTACTCAGACTCTTTCCTTCGGGGTCGAAGGCATCGATGTAGGTCTTGGCAGTCATTGAGTCTCCTTCGTTTTTCACGGTGTAAATACCACCGCTTCGATTCATTATACCGGTTGTCACAAATATGTTCCGATACCAATTGTGTTCATAAGCAAGGTATCATGATTGGAAACAACCCAATCCCGATTACGATTTCGATTCGCAGCAGGCTGCCGGAAATGCGCCCCCAATCGCGCTTCAATTTTACCTTGGACGCGCGAGACCGTATTTATCGATACGGCGATAAATGGTGCGGCGGCTGATGCCCAGGTTCCGGGCGGCTTTGGCGACGTTCCAGTCGGTGTTGCCGAGAGCGCGTTCGACAGCGTGCCGGTCCTCCCGCTGCGATTTCATCTCAACCGGCCTCCCTCTGGGGGTGTGGTCGCGCATCTCCCTGGGCAGATGCCCGACGTCGATGGTGCTGTCGTGGCACAGAACGAACGCATGCTCCACCGTGTGTTCCAGTTCGCGCACGTTGCCCGGCCAGTTGTATCCCATAAACACATTCAGGACTTCATCGGAAAAGGATTGGATCTCCTTATTAAAATCGCGGTTGAAGGAGCGGCGAAAGTGATCCACTAAAAGGGGAATGTCACCCAGACGCTCCCGCAACGGTGGAAGGGCGATTTCCACGACCTTCAGCCGGTAGTAAAGATCCTCCCTGAAACTACCTGCGGCAACGGCGCTTTTGAGATCCCTATTGGTGCAGGCGATTATCCTGACATCCGCCTTCATGGAGGTGGGATCGCCTACCCGTTCAAAGGTCTTCTCCTGCAGAAACCGGAGCAGCTTCAATTGAATCAGGGGTGAAATATCGCCGATTTCGTCAAGGAAAATCGTACCGCCGTCCGCTGTTTCAAAGCGCCCCGGAGAACTTTTTACCGCCCCTGTAAAAGCGCCTTTGACGTGGCCGAACAGTTCGCTTTCCAAAAGGTTTTCCGCCAAAGCAGAGCAATTGACCGTAACAAACGGTTTGAACGCACGATTCCCGCCGTTGTGGAGCGCTTTGGCTACCAACTCCTTACCGGTCCCGCTTTCGCCTGTTACCAGCACCGTCGTCTCCAGATCGGCGAGGTCTTCGAGAAGCTTGTAAATCTCCTGCATCCGGCGATTTTTACCGATGATTCTTTGAAACCGATGCCGCTCTTCCAACTCCTTTTCCAGTTCGTTGATACGGGTGATATCCCGGATGACCAGCACGGCCCCCATAAAACGGCCCGCACTGTCCAAGAGAGGGGAACTGGAAACATCCACCTTTTGCATGGGATGCGAACCCCCGGCGCATTCGATCTGGTAGCCCTGCACCGTGGTTTTGCGATTCAGGGTTTCCTGAAGCACTTCGTGGCAGGCATGGCCGCACCCGACCGGGCATTCGGTGAACACTTTCCCGACGATACGACCCAAATCGAAACCGCAAATCGTTGCCGCCGCCTGGTTGGCCTCGATCACCTCGAGGTTGGTGTCTACCGTAATGATGGCGTCCCTGACACTGCGAAAAATGGCCTTGAGGCGGCTCCGCTGCCTGGCAACATCCTCTTCGGCCCGCTTTCGCTCGGTAATATCGCGCACGATGCTGCGAAAGCCGATGGGCATGCCGCGTGAATCTTTTTTCAGGGATATGGAATATTCCAGAATCTTTTTTCTGCCGGTGCCGGTAAGGGTTTCGAAAATGAACGAACG is a window from the Deltaproteobacteria bacterium genome containing:
- a CDS encoding 4-hydroxyphenylacetate 3-hydroxylase family protein codes for the protein MAMMTAEQYEDSLRKLNLVVYMFGERIENVVDHPIIRPSMQAVAKTYALAHRPEHEDLMTAISHLSGKRINRFTHIHQSLLDLVKKSKMGRLLGRETGCCFQRCVGMDALNALSIVTFDIDRKHGTEYNQRFLKYLEYVQDNDFTCDGAMTDPKGDRSLPPHKQADPDLYLHIVEERPDGIVVKGAKAHQTGALNSHEVIVMPTIALREADRDYAVSFALPSDAEGITYIMGRQSCDTRKLEEGLIDRGNPFFGGHEALVVFENVFVPWERVFMCREYAFAGQLVEVFAGYHRQSYACKVGVGDVLIGAAQTAAEFNRADHASHIKDKIVEMNHLNETLYCGCIACASEGHREPSGTFSVNTLLANIHKHNVTRFPYEISRLAQDIAGGLMVTLPSEKDFNSPEVGPWLEKYYKAHPDVPTEHRARILRLIENLTLGTAAVGYLTESMHGAGSPQAQRIMISRKVNMEAKKKAAKKLCGIDFHDNPHATDGDI
- a CDS encoding thioredoxin family protein, whose product is MNTTIASIYPVNIISNSNFEAAVLSTEKPVLLMCAPGGRDCTQQTGVLKAISRLYPDSVEVCRLEEGFINGFKQMYTIKGTPIFLLLHRGREIGRLLGMADEDRLRDFLEEHLPPVSANPG
- a CDS encoding antibiotic biosynthesis monooxygenase; this encodes MMIVVAKLKAKKGSENEMEKVLRDVVQKVAAEEGTLAYTLHRSQSDPCTFMFYEKYTDAGALKTHSATPYFKAMFAALKDLIESPAEIEMYEELAALNR
- a CDS encoding BamA/TamA family outer membrane protein → MLSIQPWGLFKHAAGSMQQGATVWVLLLALFCLQASPVCGADQEPAATRDGSGAPAENQTKKTYSPFAGMERNGLIPKKQLPGDIKNPGRWRYVPEGRIKPGNVLERLLVSSFIAPMVFYSQDVGLGGGVALTDIDFRQQRRREFAGIFLSHTTEGQQHYSMVWQRWLNHREIEGGGVAFEERSWVRARAGYAQTLTVRFFGLGPDTSADDETSYTNEVTYSGVLLQQSFPEPGDNPVYRLGLNAERHNLSKGYVGGAPSTDEAYPGLFSDGDHYDMVSLNAMLRYDSRDSQHAPYRGGLLELSLDGIPFQSNESPAAVSRLEGNWVFKTPGVFHDNGNGNEENPPTDVIAIGGFVNAVHGNLPFWALPSLGGRDTLRGYIQNRFTDKSAWHATGEYRFWVLPRGFNVTRTIRVERVGLALFYDIGTVGGSIEDAFASTIHDSYGVSFRLSLERTALFRADLGFSDEGMNFTFAYGLPF
- a CDS encoding (Fe-S)-binding protein, which gives rise to MTAKTYIDAFDPEGKSLSTCETCGLCLQRCPVMKMEKEASRAEMGRLLKGHETERVLNACTFCFNCNQYCPHGLKPYALIMERAAEKNQVKEKGLPPYVDYLLTGKGKASLFGDVYLTETAKEKAVLDTWEHLPSKSREVLFIGCVGREIPYGIEHSKVFADVPKYAPRNACCGELAYRYGDYQAFAETVERTRAMLERLDTERLVCYCGSCANYLGNIWPNYHGVKLPFEIVSVWEWLWEKYTNGSIEVARPIDRRVALTDACYGSELGEGFMDAVRGLHRAVGMTVVELENNRGDNLTCGTVSILRNNYDLGEGAKETKKKIAQVLNTGVNDLTCYCPGCFMQLRGASRGVNIKTHYALEEILWAFGDDYPVALEERAAKQTEFFIDKVKASFAG